From one Oscillospiraceae bacterium genomic stretch:
- the trpD gene encoding anthranilate phosphoribosyltransferase, with translation MIKEAIVKIVNKEDLTYEEAYTVMNEIMSGETSQTQNAAFLAALSTKSTKAETIDEISGCAAAMRDHATKVVHGLEVLDIVGTGGDGAHSFNISTVAAIVLAAGGVRVAKHGNRAASSKCGTADCLEALGVKIELSPEKCAELLKMTGICFLFAQKYHMSMKYVGPIRRELGIRTVFNILGPLTNPASPTMQLLGVYDEALVEPLAKVMAQLGIKRGFVVHCRDRLDEMATCAPTVVCEIKDGYYKSFIIKPEDFGFVRCKKEDLLGGTPQENAQIALAILNGEKGPKRDTVLMNAGAGLYIAGKAASIAEGIKLAEELIDSGKAFKKLGEFKEESNK, from the coding sequence ATGATTAAGGAAGCCATCGTCAAGATCGTCAATAAGGAAGATCTGACTTACGAAGAGGCCTATACCGTCATGAACGAGATTATGAGCGGCGAGACCTCCCAGACCCAGAACGCCGCGTTTTTGGCCGCGCTTTCGACCAAGAGCACCAAGGCCGAGACCATCGACGAGATTTCGGGCTGCGCCGCGGCGATGCGCGACCACGCGACCAAAGTGGTGCACGGTCTTGAAGTGCTCGACATCGTCGGCACGGGCGGCGACGGTGCGCACAGCTTTAATATTTCAACCGTCGCGGCGATTGTACTGGCGGCAGGCGGGGTCAGGGTGGCGAAACACGGAAACCGCGCGGCTTCGTCCAAATGCGGCACGGCGGACTGCCTTGAGGCGCTGGGGGTGAAAATCGAACTGTCGCCGGAAAAATGTGCCGAACTGCTGAAAATGACAGGCATCTGCTTTCTGTTCGCCCAGAAATACCATATGTCGATGAAATACGTAGGACCGATTCGCCGCGAACTCGGAATTCGAACCGTCTTTAACATCCTCGGGCCGCTGACCAATCCGGCGTCTCCGACGATGCAGTTATTGGGCGTTTACGACGAAGCGTTGGTCGAGCCGCTGGCAAAAGTTATGGCGCAGCTCGGTATCAAGCGCGGGTTCGTCGTCCATTGTCGCGACCGGCTGGACGAGATGGCCACCTGCGCGCCGACGGTCGTCTGCGAGATCAAGGACGGGTATTACAAGAGCTTTATCATCAAACCGGAGGATTTTGGGTTTGTCCGTTGTAAAAAAGAAGACCTCTTGGGCGGTACGCCGCAGGAAAACGCACAGATCGCACTGGCGATTTTAAACGGCGAAAAAGGCCCCAAGCGTGACACAGTGCTGATGAACGCGGGCGCGGGGCTTTATATCGCCGGGAAAGCCGCTTCAATTGCGGAGGGTATCAAGTTGGCAGAAGAATTGATCGACTCGGGCAAAGCCTTCAAAAAGCTCGGGGAATTTAAGGAAGAATCGAACAAATGA
- the trpC gene encoding indole-3-glycerol phosphate synthase TrpC, giving the protein MNGDILKTIAAYTQKRVAKAKKSVSARQMRDIAISMHGTADFPFEKALSGAEIGFICEVKKASPSKGLIAPTFPYLKIAKDYEKAGAAAISVLTEPKWFLGQDDYLREIAGVVSVPCLRKDFTVDEYMIYEARTLGASAVLLICSLLDAETIKKYIGICDILGLSALVEAHDENEVKTALSAGARIIGVNNRNLRDFTVDLENSVRLRQLVPKEVLFVAESGISTAEDVEKLRNAGVNGILVGETLMRAADKKAALDALRGIL; this is encoded by the coding sequence ATGAATGGGGATATTTTAAAAACCATCGCCGCGTACACCCAAAAGCGGGTCGCGAAGGCGAAAAAGAGCGTTTCGGCGCGGCAAATGCGGGATATCGCCATTTCGATGCACGGGACGGCGGATTTTCCGTTCGAAAAAGCGCTGTCGGGCGCGGAGATCGGTTTTATCTGTGAGGTCAAAAAGGCCTCGCCGTCAAAGGGGCTGATCGCACCGACATTTCCGTATTTGAAAATCGCCAAGGACTATGAAAAAGCGGGTGCGGCGGCGATCTCGGTGCTGACGGAGCCCAAGTGGTTTTTGGGACAGGACGACTATCTGCGGGAAATCGCGGGGGTGGTTTCGGTCCCGTGCCTGCGCAAGGACTTCACGGTCGACGAATATATGATTTACGAAGCCAGAACACTCGGCGCTTCGGCGGTGCTGCTGATTTGCTCGCTGCTCGACGCGGAGACGATTAAAAAATACATCGGCATCTGCGATATACTGGGGCTATCGGCGTTGGTAGAGGCGCATGACGAGAATGAGGTGAAAACCGCATTGTCGGCGGGCGCAAGAATTATCGGCGTCAACAACCGCAATCTGCGTGATTTTACGGTTGATCTCGAAAACAGTGTGCGGCTTCGACAGTTGGTGCCGAAAGAGGTTTTGTTTGTGGCCGAAAGCGGCATCTCGACGGCGGAAGACGTGGAAAAGCTGCGCAATGCGGGCGTGAACGGTATTTTGGTCGGTGAGACCCTGATGCGCGCAGCTGACAAAAAGGCCGCGTTGGATGCGCTGAGAGGCATTTTATGA
- a CDS encoding phosphoribosylanthranilate isomerase, producing the protein MNEVKIKICGLFREQDIEYANALKPDYIGFVFAKSHRQVTPGQAKKLRQKLAPGMIPVGVFVDEPVEHVAKLLSDGVIEMAQLHGHEDEKYITELRKLSGKRIIQAFRITENRDEERAVLSTADDILLDGGSGSGVQFDWTLIQEVKRPFFLAGGLNPENVSEAIRVVKPFAVDASSGVETGKVKDFEKMRRFIEAVRGV; encoded by the coding sequence ATGAACGAAGTAAAAATCAAAATCTGCGGGTTGTTCCGCGAACAGGATATCGAATATGCCAATGCGCTGAAACCGGATTATATCGGATTTGTGTTTGCGAAAAGTCATCGGCAGGTCACGCCCGGACAAGCAAAAAAACTGCGGCAAAAACTCGCGCCCGGGATGATACCGGTCGGGGTATTTGTCGATGAACCGGTCGAACATGTGGCGAAACTGCTGTCCGACGGCGTGATTGAGATGGCGCAGCTGCACGGGCACGAGGATGAGAAATACATCACCGAGCTGCGTAAACTTTCCGGCAAGCGAATTATTCAGGCGTTTCGGATTACGGAAAATCGCGATGAGGAAAGAGCGGTTTTGTCGACGGCGGATGATATTTTACTCGACGGCGGGAGCGGTTCGGGCGTACAGTTTGACTGGACGTTGATTCAGGAGGTAAAAAGACCGTTTTTTCTGGCGGGCGGATTGAATCCGGAGAATGTGTCCGAAGCGATTCGGGTCGTAAAACCGTTCGCGGTTGACGCCAGTTCCGGGGTAGAGACCGGAAAAGTGAAAGATTTTGAAAAGATGCGGCGTTTTATCGAAGCCGTAAGAGGTGTTTAA
- the aroF gene encoding 3-deoxy-7-phosphoheptulonate synthase, with amino-acid sequence MVFILKKGVPKEKIDAFIRDWEDKGFSTIWAPGTDHNAVCLIGNTAAVDMDAVVQTNAIVEYARRVTEQYKAASRTVHPEDTIIEVGGAKIGGNNFTVISGPCSIETREQMIAIAQSVKKSGAVILRGGAFKPRTSPYSFQGLGENGLKLLLEAKAASGLPVITEIMNQTQVPLFDEVDIVQVGARNMQNFDLLKAVGRMNKPVLLKRGLANTIDELLMSAEYILSEGNSRVILCERGIRTFETAARGTLDLTAVVILKQKTHLPVFVDPSHASGISSLVAPLSKAALAVGADGLMIETHNDPAKALCDGAQSLDLEQFGTLMKDLKSRVGFEGKTMSGMGNGN; translated from the coding sequence ATGGTATTTATTTTAAAAAAAGGCGTTCCGAAAGAGAAAATTGACGCGTTTATCAGGGACTGGGAGGACAAGGGGTTTTCGACGATCTGGGCGCCCGGCACCGATCACAACGCGGTCTGCCTGATCGGTAACACCGCCGCAGTTGATATGGACGCGGTCGTGCAGACCAATGCCATCGTCGAATATGCCCGGCGGGTGACCGAACAGTATAAGGCCGCAAGCCGCACGGTACATCCCGAAGACACGATCATCGAGGTCGGCGGTGCGAAAATCGGCGGTAACAATTTTACGGTGATCTCCGGGCCGTGCTCGATTGAAACACGGGAGCAGATGATTGCGATTGCGCAGTCGGTGAAAAAAAGCGGCGCGGTGATTTTGCGCGGCGGCGCATTCAAGCCGCGCACTTCGCCGTATTCGTTTCAGGGTCTCGGCGAAAACGGGTTAAAATTGCTGCTTGAAGCTAAGGCGGCTTCCGGGCTGCCCGTGATCACGGAAATCATGAACCAGACGCAGGTGCCGTTATTTGACGAAGTGGACATTGTTCAGGTCGGCGCACGGAACATGCAAAATTTCGATTTACTCAAGGCTGTCGGCAGGATGAATAAGCCGGTGCTGTTAAAGCGCGGGCTGGCCAACACGATTGACGAGCTGCTGATGAGCGCTGAGTATATTTTATCCGAGGGCAATTCGCGGGTGATTTTGTGCGAACGCGGCATCCGTACTTTCGAGACCGCCGCGCGCGGCACACTCGACTTGACTGCGGTGGTGATTTTGAAACAAAAAACCCATCTGCCGGTGTTCGTCGATCCCAGTCACGCGTCCGGCATCAGTTCACTGGTCGCGCCGCTCTCCAAAGCCGCGCTTGCGGTCGGTGCGGATGGGCTGATGATCGAGACCCACAACGACCCGGCAAAGGCACTGTGCGACGGCGCGCAATCGCTGGATTTGGAGCAGTTCGGGACATTGATGAAAGACTTGAAATCCCGCGTGGGGTTCGAGGGAAAAACGATGTCGGGGATGGGAAATGGAAATTGA
- the trpB gene encoding tryptophan synthase subunit beta has product MSNPKGRFGIHGGQYVPETLMNALIELEQAYEHYKSDPAFNAELTALFNEYAGRPSRLYFAKRMTEDLKGAKIYLKREDLNHTGAHKINNVLGQALLAKKMGKKRLIAETGAGQHGVATATAAALMDMECVVFMGEEDTKRQALNVYRMRLLGAEVIPVMTGTRTLKDAVSAAMREWTTQVEDTHYCLGSVMGPHPFPTIVRDFQAVISKETKEQMLQKEGRLPDVVMACVGGGSNAAGSFYHFIDDQDVRLIGCEAAGRGVDTFETAATISTGKLGIFHGMKSYFCQDEYGQIAPVYSISAGLDYPGIGPEHAYLHDIGRAEYVPVTDEEAVQAFEYLSRMEGIIPAIESSHAVAHAMKMAPEMDKDKIIVITLSGRGDKDCAAIARYRGEDLSE; this is encoded by the coding sequence ATGAGTAATCCGAAAGGGCGGTTCGGGATTCACGGCGGGCAGTATGTCCCCGAGACGCTGATGAATGCCTTGATCGAGCTGGAACAGGCGTATGAACATTATAAAAGCGATCCGGCGTTTAACGCGGAACTGACGGCGTTATTCAATGAATATGCGGGCAGGCCGAGTCGGTTATATTTTGCCAAGCGCATGACCGAGGATTTAAAGGGGGCGAAAATCTATCTCAAGCGAGAAGATTTAAACCACACCGGGGCGCACAAGATCAACAACGTGCTCGGGCAGGCGTTATTGGCCAAAAAGATGGGCAAAAAACGGTTGATTGCCGAGACCGGCGCAGGTCAGCACGGGGTTGCGACTGCGACCGCTGCGGCGCTGATGGACATGGAATGCGTTGTTTTTATGGGCGAAGAAGACACCAAACGGCAGGCATTGAACGTCTACCGGATGCGTTTGTTGGGTGCAGAGGTAATCCCTGTGATGACCGGAACCCGGACATTGAAAGACGCTGTTTCGGCGGCTATGCGTGAGTGGACCACGCAGGTCGAAGACACGCACTACTGCCTCGGGTCGGTGATGGGACCTCACCCGTTCCCGACGATTGTGCGGGATTTTCAGGCGGTGATTTCAAAAGAGACCAAAGAACAGATGCTGCAAAAAGAAGGTCGGCTGCCCGACGTGGTAATGGCATGTGTGGGCGGCGGCAGCAACGCGGCAGGATCATTTTATCATTTTATTGATGATCAAGACGTTCGGCTGATCGGGTGTGAGGCCGCGGGGCGGGGTGTGGATACCTTCGAGACTGCCGCAACCATCAGCACCGGTAAACTCGGGATTTTTCACGGAATGAAATCGTATTTTTGTCAGGACGAATACGGGCAGATCGCACCGGTGTATTCGATTTCAGCGGGGTTGGATTATCCCGGAATCGGGCCTGAGCACGCATATCTACACGACATCGGCAGGGCGGAATATGTGCCTGTGACCGATGAAGAAGCCGTGCAGGCGTTTGAATATCTGTCGCGGATGGAGGGCATCATTCCCGCTATCGAGTCGTCGCACGCCGTGGCACATGCGATGAAGATGGCGCCGGAGATGGATAAAGACAAGATCATTGTGATTACGCTGTCGGGGCGCGGAGACAAGGACTGTGCCGCGATCGCCAGATACAGAGGGGAGGATCTTTCGGAATGA
- the trpA gene encoding tryptophan synthase subunit alpha, with protein MSKMKKAFENGKAFIAFITCGDPDLETTEKIVLEMAKNGANLIELGIPFSDPTAEGPVIQEANNRALSGGVTTDKIFEMVRRIRQKTDIPLAFMTYANVVFSYGTDRFLKTCAEIGIDGLILPDLPFEEKAEFDVPCKKHGVDLISLIAPTSHERVAMIAKEASGFVYIVSSLGVTGVRSEIKSDIGEMVKLVRENTAVSCAVGFGISTPEQAKKMAQIADGVIVGSAIVKLIAQYGRESAPAVGEYVKRMKDAIR; from the coding sequence ATGAGCAAGATGAAAAAGGCCTTTGAAAACGGCAAGGCGTTTATCGCATTTATCACATGCGGCGACCCCGATCTGGAGACCACCGAAAAAATCGTGCTCGAGATGGCGAAAAATGGGGCCAATCTGATTGAGCTCGGGATTCCGTTTTCCGACCCGACCGCCGAGGGTCCGGTAATTCAAGAGGCCAATAACCGCGCGCTTTCGGGCGGCGTGACGACCGATAAAATTTTTGAGATGGTACGTCGGATTCGGCAAAAAACCGACATCCCGCTGGCGTTTATGACCTATGCCAACGTGGTGTTTTCGTACGGAACCGATCGGTTTTTGAAAACCTGCGCCGAGATCGGGATCGACGGGTTGATTCTGCCCGATCTGCCTTTTGAGGAGAAAGCCGAATTCGACGTCCCATGTAAAAAACACGGGGTTGATTTGATTTCGCTGATTGCGCCGACTTCGCATGAACGGGTCGCGATGATTGCCAAAGAAGCATCCGGTTTTGTGTACATCGTCTCGTCGTTGGGCGTGACCGGTGTGCGTAGTGAGATCAAAAGCGATATCGGCGAAATGGTCAAACTCGTGCGGGAAAACACCGCTGTTTCCTGCGCGGTGGGATTTGGTATCTCCACGCCGGAACAAGCAAAAAAGATGGCACAGATCGCCGACGGCGTGATCGTGGGCAGTGCGATTGTAAAGCTGATTGCGCAATACGGGCGGGAGTCCGCGCCGGCTGTAGGTGAATATGTCAAGCGCATGAAAGACGCGATTCGATAA